Genomic window (Planctomycetia bacterium):
TCTGAATGGCATTCTCGAACCATTCCGTGAGCTGGCTGCGCTGGTCTTCATGGTTGTTAAGGATGCGCCGCTGCTGGCTTTGCAGATTCAAGTGCCGAGTCACTTCATCAAGCACCAGGCGGATATCCTGAAGTTGAGACTGGTTCGCTTCACCAGTTTCCAATGAGCGTATGGTCAGGCGAAGCATCGCCAGGTTCTGCTGCAGTCCGGGCGTATCGGGTGTCTGTCCCAGGCCTTTCAGCTGTAACAGTAATTGCTTGGCTCGCAGCAACTGCTCGCGCAGGCCCATCTGCGGCCCGGTATCTTCCGGATCGCTGTCTACCAGCGAAGCAGCGCTGGCATGAGACAACAACCGCAGCCGGGGAGGCAACGACAGCGTTGGCGTGGTTTGATCTGTCGGGAATTGTGCCATAAGTTTTCTGATGCCAGTCTGGATGCAGATTCTCGCATCGCTTACTTCGACTGGATGCAGGTGTGACTTGATTGTCCGGTTGCGTTTTCAGGAAATGCGATGGCAAACTGTAACAGTTCCGCGACGTGTAGGGATCGCACAGCACCTTGATGGTTCAATGATTGCCCGAACGAGTGAAGAAGCTCCGTCGTACTATGACCCACGCCAACCAGAACCAGGGCAACATCGCTGCAGTTCGGCCCCACCATGGGGAGTGCAAATGCAATGGAAGCTCAAAACAATAAAGCGATCCTTCAGAAACGATTCTGTCCAAACTGTGGAATTTCTCCATGTAAAGTTTGGAGAGCGCTCCTGGAGCGCCTGTCACCGGGCGCATGTCAAATGTGTGTTCACGGCGATTACCTGGCTGATCATCTACCATGGTGGTGTACATCGCTTTGGCAATCGTCGGCTTCACCCGTGCCACCAGGTTGTTGAGTATAGCCCACTTGCCTTCAAGTAATTCCAAACGTTTAACCCAGGGAGATCGGGTGAGCAGCAAATACTGATACGATCCAGGCAACCAGTTGTGGAAAGAGATTGTGGTGGAATACGGTAGTACGATCGTACATAGATTTATCAGTTGACCATCCTGAATGGCAAAATGGTAATGTGTTTTTTCTGGATGCTCTTCATAGCTTTCGCCGCTTAGTTCGTTTCCCGAGACATAGAGTTTCATGTTTGTGTTGTGTAATTCTTCTGAGAACGGCACTCTCTGAAATCCCTGGTCATCCACTTTGAAAATGCTGTATTGAGAATAAAAGGAGTTGCTAAAGAGGTTTTTGTTTCGGTTTGCAGCACCTTGGTGAATCTCATTCAGTGTTAATTGAATGTGAGGCTCAGTAGCCAATGAAAAGGTTATAATATGTGGCCCTTGCCAACTCACACATTTTAAATGCGCTGTTTTATCGCGGTAATGCTGGATGCATTTGCCAGTGGTGGTATCGTAGAGAAGCAATCCTTGGGAATCTGGTCGAAACAGATTGAAAAGTTCATCTCCTTCAAACACTTTGCGACCTTTAGCAATGGCTCGTTTCTCTGCCACTCTTTCGTCGCCCCAGGATTCTGTTACAACAGCACGCTTACCATCGTCTGAGAATTGCCAGTGAGCATGAAGGCGATTCTTGGGAACCGGCCATTGCGAGAGCATTTTCAAAGGTTGATCGGGATGATCTGGTAACTGCCATGCCTCGTACCATGCTGGCAATTCAACCGATAAAGAATTCGCGAAATACTCCAGGGCATACGACAGGAAGGGATTGGTTGGATAAATAATCTGCAGAAAACGCTGCGACCAATTGTAGCGAACAAAAAGAATCTTACTTTTGATGGGCCAGGCAATTCCATGCGAAAACGCACCAGGATAGTGCCAGGTGTGAACTGCTTTTTGCTTGTTGTCTTCCTTGAATCGCCAGGAATAGAGCACGTAACCGATGCCGTTCCCGGATTTCTCCATTGCAGGCCACCAGACAACATCATCGTGAATTCTGGGAACGAAAAGAGTTTCCCCTCTTCGAAGAATGTTGGGATCACTGGTTGATAGTCGATAGAGTTCGCGACCTGTCTGTTTGTCAAGTATCACTAAACCCAGAATGTGAACATTCCCAGCAACCTGACCAAACTGATACTCAACAGCCAGCAGATACGGGCCGTTCTCCTGTTCAAATTGAGGATACAACACTTTTCGTTCAGGCAGCGTAATGGACCAAAGTGGGCGAGGTGACATCAACTTATCGACACCCCACCAAAGGAAACATGAAGCAGCAACACAGGCTACTACATGCCCTATCTTTAACCAAGGCTTGTGAATCTTCGACCTGTTGTCCGTCATGAATTCGAGATGGATAGATTTATCATCTGCATAATACCGTACCTGTAAGACTGGAAAAAGAACATTTGTCAGATGCCCTCATTTCGATGGCAACCGGATGTATAATCCACTATCTCCCAGGCAAGTTGCAGAAGAAAAGTCGGCTGGATGTTAAGCTGAATGATAAGTGGGTTTTACCATGAGTTCTGGAGAGATACTCAACGATCAAGAATCAAAGTTACCCAACTATGGCCGCAACCATTCGATGTATGGCACAGGATTGCGGTGGATGAGCATTGAACAGGTTTCGCCTGACAAGGTCAATGCAACGCTTTGGGTGAGTTTGATTTTTATCCCACTCATACCGCTGCGGCGCTGGCTTTGCCGTTTCGCAGGATACGATGGCAGCCTGGTATTCCTGGCGCATGAAGTAGAATCACCCTTGCTTGAAAAGCTGGAAAGAACGCCGGTGACTCTCAGTTCTGTCCTGTCCACTTACGTCTGGGCTTTGGTTACTTGTTGTTTTCTCTTTAGCCCCATTGCGTTCATGATCTGGTGGACGAATCAGCGGGCAGCGTTGCCTTTCGAGATCGTTCTGATCTTCTTCTGGATTATTGTCGTTGGTTTGTTCCCCTTCTGGAATGTGAAACGTGAGCGGGGCATCCTCGAAGCAATCCGCGGGCAGGAATATGCACAAGCCTGTGAGTTTCAGCGGCTGCAAACCAAAGAATACAATAAACGTAACTGGGAACAAACTCATTACTTTCCACTCTGGGTCTATTTCATCGCAGGTATCGCTGCGTTCTTTATCGCAAACGAGTTAGCAGACTTCCTCGGCTGGAACAACAAGGAAGTGAAATCAGTCTTCTGGGTTGCTTTCACTATTCTCCTCAATCTTCCGGTCTATTGGCTGGATCGATATCTCAAGAAACAACAGTTGGCCAGAGAACAGCAGGCTTCTGATATATACTGATTTTGGCTGACAAGAAAGAACCCCCTCACCCCCGACCCCTCTCCCTCCAGGGGAGAGGGGAGAAACTATGTCCAATCAATCAGATCGCATCTTTGGTCAACGCATTGACGGCGTGGAGTACCAACTTAGGCCAGGCAGCTATGTGGTGATCCAGCACGAGGGTCGCGTTGCCATCGTGAAAGCAACCAGCGGATATTGTTTGCCGGGCGGTGGTGTGGAGCCGGGCGAAACTCCCGAAGATACCGCCATCCGCGAATGCTGGGAAGAAGTTGGCCTGCGTGTGAGGTTGATCAGATTGCTGGGCTACGCGGACCAGCTTGCCTACGGCATACCCGAAGAACGCTACTTTCAGAAACAATGCACGTTCTTTCTTGCTGAATTGGCTGAGAGCGAACGAGGGCCAGGGGAACACGATCACGAACTGCACTGGATGACGAGGGATGAAGCACTTAACAGTTTGGTGCATGAGAGTGAGAGGTGGATACTCGCTGAACATTCACTGAATTAGTTCAGTAGGACATGCTGTTCATGTCTCCCCGAATCAGGTGATGCCACAACAATGCATTTCACCTAGCGCACAAATCTTTTTGTTACCACAAGCGATGGTGAGGCACGCACAGCGTGCCCTACTACAATACCTCCATGAACCATCTAGCGAACGAAACCAGCCTGTATCTGCGTCAACATGCTTCCAATCCGGTAGAGTGGTATCCCTGGGGTGATGCTGCTCTCAGCAAAGCCAAGGCTGAGAACAAGCCTATCTTTCTCAGCATTGGTTACTCGGCATGCCACTGGTGCCATGTCATGGAGCATGAGAGCTTTGTCGATCCTGACATCGCAACGATGCTCAATGAACATTTCATCAACATCAAGGTCGATCGCGAAGAGCGTCCCGATATCGACAACATTTACATGAATGCCACGCTGGCTCTGAATGGCCATGGCGGCTGGCCGATGAGTGTTTTCCTTACGCCTGATTTACAGCCTTTCCATGCGGGCACCTATTATCCACCAGAGCCACGCTACCAGATGCCTAGTTTCAGGCAGTTGCTGACTGCGGTCATCAATGGCTGGCGAGATAAACGCGAGATGCTCGTTCAGCAGGCTCAGAATGTGACCAATGCCGTCGTGGAACATGTCAGCCGTGAAGTGACAGGCAATGTTGAGCTTGGTGAAAACCTGCTCCGTGGTGCCGGGACCATGCTCAACAAGGCTCACGACATGCGCCACGGTGGGTTTGGTAGTGCACCCAAGTTCATGCACACGCTCGATCTCCGGCTGTTGCTGCGGCTTTCGGCACGATTCAACGATGAAGATGCAAAACAGATAGTTCTCTTCACGCTCGACAACATGGCTCGAGGCGGGATCTACGATCAGATCGCTGGTGGGTTTCATCGCTACAGCACCGATGCCCGCTGGCTGGTGCCTCACTTTGAGAAGATGCTGTATGACAATGCCTTACTGGTGCCTGTGTATCTCGAAGCGTTCCAATCAACAGGCAACCAGGAATTCCTGCGTACTGCTGAAGAAACACTCTCGTGGGTGGAAAGGGAGATGACCAGTCCGTCTGGTGGCTTCTACAGCACCACCGATGCTGACAGCGAAGGAGTGGAAGGCAAGTTCTTCGTCTGGTCGCAGGCAGAATGCAACGAGGTGCTGGGCGAAGATGCTGACTTTGCTGCAGGGGTGTTCGACATTACGCAGGCAGGCAACTGGGAAGGGCACAACATTCTCAATCGTCCGAAAACCCTGCATCAGGAACTGGTACTCAACAAGATTAGCGAGAAGGAGTTTCACGACAGGCTGGCACGCATCAAGATGAAACTGCTTGCGGCCCGCGAGAAGCGAATCAAACCCAACCGCGATGAGAAAATACTTGCAGCATGGAATGGACTGATGATTGCAGCTTATGCGCAGGCTGCACAAGTCACCGGCAACAAGCATTATGCCGACATGGCCAGCTGGGCTTCAGACTTTGTGCTCACTCGCATGCGCCAAGTCGATGGCAGGCTGTACCGCGCCACGCTGGAGAATGGCCAAGCAAAGTTAAATGCGTACCTGGAAGACTATGCCTATGTGATAGATGGATTGCTTCACCTGGTCGAAACAACCTGGCAACCGCGTTGGTTGCAGGCTGCCAGGGAACTTGCTGACATTATGATTAAACAGTTCTGGGATGCATCTTCACCAGGGTTCTTCTTTACAGGTAATGATCATGAATCATTGATCTACCGTGAAAAGCAGATCAACGATAATGCAACTCCGAGTGGAAACTCTGTGGCGGTAACGGTGTTGTTGAGGTTGGCAAGAATCACGGGCGACAATCGATATCTGCCTTACGTGGAGAAAGTATTGCGGCATTACGCTCCACTGATGGAAAAGCAGCCTATGGCATTGGGACAACTGTTCCTGACGTTGGATGATTGGCTGGGGCCAGTCGATGAGTATGCCATCTTGCCGGGCATACAGGCAGACGACGCTGAAGCGGCTTTACGATTGCTGCATCGAAAGTACATGCCTCGCAAACTGGTGGTCGGCCCGCCTTTGAAAATTCCATTGCTTGAGCATCGCAATGCAGTGGATGACCAGGTAACAATCTATCATTGTGTGAATCAGACTTGCGAACAGCCTTGGGTGGGAGTGCAGCAGATTACGAGCAATCTAAACTAATCCGTTTGCCCATATCTCCTGAACTTGCATCGTTCAAATTGCCGATAGCGATAAAGACATATTCTTTATGGTCGATAATATGTTGCGGTATGTTTTTACAGGAGTTGGGCTGCTTTTATTCGTGCTGCCCACATTTGCTCAGGATTTGTTTCCAGTCAGACCCAATACCAATGAGGCGAGCGCTGCACCAACAATGATGATGCAGCAGGAAATAGATCGCGGTTCAAGGATCGATTCACTGTGGACCATTCGCCGGCCACGCCGCGATGCACTGGGTCAGGAACAAGGAACCCAAGGAAGCTTTGAACGGCCTGATGAAATTGAGACAGATCGTGATTCATTTACTCCTGCTGTTACGACGGTAGCTCGTCATCGAACGATCCTGGAATCAGCATATACTTTCACTGATTTTCGACATGGTGGAGAAGGGCATAGCTTTCCAGAGCTGTTGGTGCGTTATGGTCTCACGGATCGCTGGGAATTGCGTTTGGGTTGGAACTATGAAATCGCTGGCATACCAGCACTTGATGGTGAAGGTGCCGCTTTGCCTGACGAAGGCGGAAAAGAGTTTGGCAATCGCGTAACGTATGGTTCTAAATTCCGACTGACCGAAGCGGAAGGCTGGATGCCCGGCAGCGCGATCATCCTGGCTGGTGCCACTCCGACAGGCGGTCCGGCAACAGATACACACTTCATTGCTACTTATGTTTTCGGATGGGAATTTGCTAACCGATGGAAGCTCGACGCTTCATTCCGCTACGGCACCGGTAGTGAAGAGGAAGACCGCTTCAACGAATGGGCGCCTTCTCTTGTGTTGAAAGTACCGATAGGGGAGAAGATCAACACCCACGTTGAATATTTCAGTATCTTCTCCACTGGCAAGGAAGAAGCGATACGTGCTCACTACTTCAGCCCAGGCGTGCATTTTCTGGTTACAGAGAATTTCGAAATCGGTGTGCGAGTTGCCTGGGGATTGAACGAGCAAGCTACTAACTTCTTTGCCAATGCCGGTATCGGCTGGCGTTTTTGATCGATATGTTGTAGTCAGTTTTCTTTGACTACCATTACATCATGCCTTAGCATGGCAAGATACACCGGGATGTCATCATGAAGCTGTTTACTATTATTGTTGCTTTACTGAGCACTTTACCTGCATGGGCTGAGGACAAGCCTGAGTCTACGTTTAAATTGCTGGGAGGTTGGCGTATCGCGGGTGAATTTGCCCGTGGTGGTATCGCGATTGATCACGCGAATCGCAAATTGTATATGGTTGGTCATGCACAGCGAAATGAGGTGTATGAATATGAGTTGCCTGAACATGGAATTGGTAATGATCCAGCATCGTGGCCAAGGGTTAATATTGTACGCACCATTAAAGGCTGGTGGGAAGGTGGCTATGCAAATAGCCTTGCGTTTTATGAGGGAAAGCTTTGGGCTGCCCCACGAATGTTCTATGACATGAAACCGCCTCGCAACCTCGTACTTTATGCCATGTCAGGAGAAACTAAAAATGTCTTCTTGCCTCGACAGCAGTACGGTGGATTCGTCAAATCGGCTGGCAAGTTTCCTGAAGTAGGAGGCGGTGGTTATGAATCAGGGCAAGGCACATCATTTGGACCTACACTTGGCACACTGGATGGAAGAAAACTGATCCATCACGATTTCAGTGGGAAATGGGATACTCGTGAAAAGCGAGAGCCCAATTATTACCCTGTTACAAATAAAGATGGATGGACCGCACTTATGCCTCGCGAACTCAATGGAAAGAAGGAAGGCCGTTGGGCTTGCGACAGGATTTACGCTGGTGGCATACGGTTGCCCTCAGGAATCTATTACTGGCCTAGCATGGGAATTGGTGACATCGATTACAATCGGCAGAATGAAACCTTCGCAGCGAAAAACCTGACATATCAGTACCGCTATAACCCCGAGAATTATCAATTGATTGGCTGGAAACTGCTTCCGGACATGGGCATTGTGATTGGCCAAGAATTGTCTCCTGATGGCAAACTCCTGTATTTGTGTATTCGAAGTATCTGGAAAAGCGGTATGTACAAGGTAGACAACGCAGTCATGGTTTTTGAAGTGAAATAGTCAGCAATTGTACACGTTGTCTCTTTTATTAATAATCCAATATCATAACACCACGCTGGGGGTGTCTTTCCCTATTTGCTGAAAGCGGATAGCTGAAAGGCTGAGAGCATACCCCGACTGACCCGATCCGGATCATGCCGGCGTGGGCAAGCGACTTACTGAACCGTTCTGGTTCCTGTTGCTTCCTCGTGCCGTCATTGGAGGAAGCATCCATGACCACGCAACTCATCGCTGCCCGCGCTGGAAAAATCACTAACGAGATGGAATTCGTCGCGCAGCGCGAAAACCTTAAACCCGAGCTCATCCGCGATGAAGTAGCCCGTGGCCGCATGGTCATCCCGGCCAACATCCATCACCTGGCAGGCCACCTTGAACCGATGTGTATCGGCATCGCTTCCAGATGCAAGATCAACGCCAACATCGGAAATAGCGCTGTGACGGGAAAGATTGACGACGAATTGGAGAAGTTGCACACCGCAGTTCACCTCGGTTCAGACACTGTGATGGACCTCTCCACAGGCGGCAACATCGACCAGATCCGCCAGGCTATCATCGATGCGAGCCCGGTTCCCATTGGTACCGTGCCCATCTATCAGTGCGTGCAACAGGTGAAGGACGCCAAGGATATCACGCCTCAGCAGATGCTCGATATGGTAGAGCACCAGGCGAAGCAGGGTGTTGACTACATGACCATTCATGCCGGTGTGCTGATCCGCCATGTGCCGCTTACTCGCAACCGTGTGACAGGCATTGTCAGCCGCGGTGGTTCGCTGATGGCTGAGTGGATGATTGCTCACCACAAGGAAAATCCCTGGTACACTCACTTCGATCAGCTTTGTGAGATCATGAAGGCTCACGATGTCACTTTCAGCCTGGGTGATGGGTTGCGTCCTGGCTCACTGGCTGATGCCAATGACGATGCTCAGTTTGCTGAACTCGAAACGCTGGGCGAACTGACACTGAAGGCCTGGTCGCATGGCTGCCAGGTGATGGTCGAAGGCCCAGGGCACATCCCCATGCACCTGGTGAAGATGAATGTCGAGAAGCAGATGAAGGTCTGCCACGAAGCGCCGTTTTATGTTCTTGGCCCGCTCGTCACCGACATAGCACCGGGCTATGACCACATCACCAGTGCTATTGGTGCTGCGATTGCCGCTGAGGCCGGTGCTGCCATGCTCTGTTATGTCACGCCAAAGGAGCACTTGGGCCTGCCTAACAAAGATGATGTCCGCCAGGGTGTAATTGCCTACAAGATTGCCGCACATGCCGGCGACATTGCACGTGGCCGACCAGGCGTGCGTGACCGCGATGATGCTCTCAGCAAAGCGCGATTTGATTTCGACTGGAATAAACAGTTTGAATTATCTCTCGATCCTGAAACCGCTCGCAAGATGCATGACGAGACCTTGCCTCACGATGTCTTCAAGAGTGCAAAGTTCTGTTCGATGTGCGGCCCGAAGTTCTGCTCGATGCGCATTACCCAGGATGTCCGCAAGCTCGCCGAAGATGCAGAGCGTGTGAGTTTGAATCTGGTGGGTTAAACGAACTCCTAAGGCTGCTTCACATTCTCAAACCGAGCAGATTTCAGTGTCCAAGCTTTGCCTGAGACTAGTTCTGCGCTGCCGCCTTGGGCGAAGAAACGGGCCTGGGTGGCGCGTTCGCCTTGAGGGAAAATCTGCTGGGTGACGCATTGCCTGCCGTTGGCAAACACTTCCAGCACGGGGCCATCAATAAATATTCGCAGCTTGAGCAGTTCATCCGGCTTCAGTTCAAGTGGAGCATCTACCGTCAACTTGGGTGCATGATGGCTGCCATACCCATCGAGTGGGCCAGCGGAGTACTTTACATCCTTGCGAAGAGTTGACTTGCTCATGTCAATACTGATGGTCTTCTTCACTGGTGAATACCGAATGACGGTTTCCTCTTTCGTAACAGGATCGCAGAATACCTTGATGCCGACTTCACTGGCGGTGCGAACCCTGATGTTTGCTTCGATCTCCAGCGATTTGCCATCAACCCGGCCCAGAGGCAATTGA
Coding sequences:
- a CDS encoding thioredoxin domain-containing protein, with translation MNHLANETSLYLRQHASNPVEWYPWGDAALSKAKAENKPIFLSIGYSACHWCHVMEHESFVDPDIATMLNEHFINIKVDREERPDIDNIYMNATLALNGHGGWPMSVFLTPDLQPFHAGTYYPPEPRYQMPSFRQLLTAVINGWRDKREMLVQQAQNVTNAVVEHVSREVTGNVELGENLLRGAGTMLNKAHDMRHGGFGSAPKFMHTLDLRLLLRLSARFNDEDAKQIVLFTLDNMARGGIYDQIAGGFHRYSTDARWLVPHFEKMLYDNALLVPVYLEAFQSTGNQEFLRTAEETLSWVEREMTSPSGGFYSTTDADSEGVEGKFFVWSQAECNEVLGEDADFAAGVFDITQAGNWEGHNILNRPKTLHQELVLNKISEKEFHDRLARIKMKLLAAREKRIKPNRDEKILAAWNGLMIAAYAQAAQVTGNKHYADMASWASDFVLTRMRQVDGRLYRATLENGQAKLNAYLEDYAYVIDGLLHLVETTWQPRWLQAARELADIMIKQFWDASSPGFFFTGNDHESLIYREKQINDNATPSGNSVAVTVLLRLARITGDNRYLPYVEKVLRHYAPLMEKQPMALGQLFLTLDDWLGPVDEYAILPGIQADDAEAALRLLHRKYMPRKLVVGPPLKIPLLEHRNAVDDQVTIYHCVNQTCEQPWVGVQQITSNLN
- the thiC gene encoding phosphomethylpyrimidine synthase ThiC — translated: MTTQLIAARAGKITNEMEFVAQRENLKPELIRDEVARGRMVIPANIHHLAGHLEPMCIGIASRCKINANIGNSAVTGKIDDELEKLHTAVHLGSDTVMDLSTGGNIDQIRQAIIDASPVPIGTVPIYQCVQQVKDAKDITPQQMLDMVEHQAKQGVDYMTIHAGVLIRHVPLTRNRVTGIVSRGGSLMAEWMIAHHKENPWYTHFDQLCEIMKAHDVTFSLGDGLRPGSLADANDDAQFAELETLGELTLKAWSHGCQVMVEGPGHIPMHLVKMNVEKQMKVCHEAPFYVLGPLVTDIAPGYDHITSAIGAAIAAEAGAAMLCYVTPKEHLGLPNKDDVRQGVIAYKIAAHAGDIARGRPGVRDRDDALSKARFDFDWNKQFELSLDPETARKMHDETLPHDVFKSAKFCSMCGPKFCSMRITQDVRKLAEDAERVSLNLVG
- a CDS encoding transporter — protein: MLRYVFTGVGLLLFVLPTFAQDLFPVRPNTNEASAAPTMMMQQEIDRGSRIDSLWTIRRPRRDALGQEQGTQGSFERPDEIETDRDSFTPAVTTVARHRTILESAYTFTDFRHGGEGHSFPELLVRYGLTDRWELRLGWNYEIAGIPALDGEGAALPDEGGKEFGNRVTYGSKFRLTEAEGWMPGSAIILAGATPTGGPATDTHFIATYVFGWEFANRWKLDASFRYGTGSEEEDRFNEWAPSLVLKVPIGEKINTHVEYFSIFSTGKEEAIRAHYFSPGVHFLVTENFEIGVRVAWGLNEQATNFFANAGIGWRF
- a CDS encoding NUDIX domain-containing protein; amino-acid sequence: MSNQSDRIFGQRIDGVEYQLRPGSYVVIQHEGRVAIVKATSGYCLPGGGVEPGETPEDTAIRECWEEVGLRVRLIRLLGYADQLAYGIPEERYFQKQCTFFLAELAESERGPGEHDHELHWMTRDEALNSLVHESERWILAEHSLN